From the genome of Muricauda sp. SCSIO 64092, one region includes:
- a CDS encoding RidA family protein, which yields MKTIITTSNAPAPIGPYNQAILIKDTLYISGQTPIDPRTGELVKGDVKKEAEQCMQNLKAILEAADMTFENVVKTSIFLKDMHQFSLVNEVYGSYFDPDTAPARETVEVANLPMFVNVEISMIAVK from the coding sequence ATGAAAACAATAATCACCACCTCAAATGCACCCGCTCCCATTGGACCTTATAACCAGGCGATACTGATTAAAGACACACTCTATATTTCCGGTCAAACACCTATTGACCCGAGAACCGGGGAACTGGTAAAAGGAGACGTAAAAAAAGAGGCAGAACAGTGTATGCAAAATCTAAAAGCTATTTTGGAAGCTGCGGACATGACTTTTGAAAATGTAGTAAAGACCTCCATTTTTTTAAAGGATATGCATCAGTTTTCCTTGGTGAACGAGGTTTATGGCAGCTATTTTGACCCAGATACTGCTCCAGCAAGGGAGACCGTTGAAGTGGCGAACCTACCCATGTTCGTAAATGTCGAAATATCCATGATTGCTGTTAAATAA
- a CDS encoding putative LPS assembly protein LptD, which yields MQTNKLHFHILLFLVFAGQIGLAQEDQIVPLPIKRLKDTINAPLPPPTIVSDSVAVDSIAADSAATKKKLLLGKINYKAKDYVKLSQKDQKIYLYNEAEIYYQDTELKAGIIVMDYVKNEVYAGRIKDSTGTYTQLPYFKQGDQIVIPDSIRFNFDTQKALIWNSRTEQNAGAGALGSDAMKVLAQVTKKENDSVYFLKDGKITTSKDTLDPDYYIRVRKAKFVPGKKIIAGFSNIYLVDVPTPIALPFAYFPLTTGRTAGLIFPTFTQDPRRGFAIQNGGYYLPINDYVDFSFMGDFFTNGSYGFRTQSIYSKRYRFRGNINFRFENQIFSQKGFDDFSRTTTYNIQISHSQDAKANPNSRFSASVNLGSSEFFTNSFNQVNVQNTQNNNLSSSITYSKTFPEYPSVNINLTASHNQNTSLNRDPDVDNISLTLPTLQASMERIFPFAKRDGIKKGLIKNFNFQYQMRAENRLTTNDEDFLTGRMFENARAGARHTLPFNTNFKVAKYFSISVGGNYEDVWTLETFERGLDPEDPESNREVVLDTISGFDRYNRYGLNASIGTTLYGTVTFGEDKKIQAIRHVMRPQIGWSYTPSFEQFYDTYLDNDGEEVLYSRFEGTLNGAPSLNQANAISFSLQNTIEAKVRDRDSTVTEPKKIPILSNFNISTSYNFEADSLKLAPINFNGGTQLLDNKMTINFTGSLDPYTINNNGQRINTFNIANGGSLLRLTRASLNLRYSLNNETFKKTGATKDESKEASDQYRAASGGRDDDLFGFGFDNRTQYNERNDEDIENPVYGTKIPWDLNMQFALGYQNSNRQNEINNASLMFSGNVKLSPRWDVRVSSGYDFVQKGFAQTQLGFNRNLKSFDLRFNWVPFGRNERWDFFIGISSSILSDLKWEQRSQANIRPR from the coding sequence ACTTCATTTCCACATCCTATTGTTTTTGGTGTTTGCAGGCCAAATTGGTTTAGCACAGGAAGACCAAATTGTGCCTTTGCCCATTAAACGTTTAAAGGATACCATCAATGCCCCCTTGCCTCCCCCGACCATAGTTTCCGATTCCGTAGCCGTGGATTCCATAGCAGCGGATTCCGCCGCAACAAAAAAGAAATTGCTACTGGGAAAGATCAACTACAAGGCCAAGGATTATGTGAAATTGAGTCAAAAGGACCAAAAAATCTATCTTTATAATGAGGCGGAAATCTATTATCAGGATACAGAGCTCAAAGCGGGTATCATTGTAATGGATTATGTTAAGAATGAAGTGTATGCCGGAAGGATCAAGGATTCCACCGGCACCTATACCCAACTCCCCTATTTTAAACAAGGTGATCAGATTGTCATCCCGGATTCCATTCGTTTCAATTTTGATACCCAAAAAGCATTGATTTGGAACTCCAGGACCGAGCAAAATGCCGGAGCCGGCGCTTTGGGTTCCGATGCCATGAAAGTTCTCGCGCAAGTGACCAAAAAAGAAAATGACTCCGTTTATTTTCTAAAGGACGGCAAAATCACTACATCCAAGGATACCTTGGATCCCGACTATTACATTAGGGTAAGAAAGGCCAAGTTTGTCCCGGGCAAAAAAATCATAGCCGGCTTCAGTAATATTTATTTAGTGGATGTCCCTACGCCAATAGCGTTGCCATTTGCCTATTTTCCCTTGACAACCGGAAGAACCGCAGGCCTTATTTTCCCCACTTTTACCCAAGACCCCAGAAGGGGGTTCGCCATACAGAACGGGGGCTATTATCTACCCATAAATGATTATGTGGATTTTAGCTTTATGGGGGATTTCTTTACCAATGGGAGTTATGGATTTAGAACACAGTCCATTTATTCCAAACGGTATAGATTTAGGGGAAACATCAATTTCAGGTTTGAGAATCAAATCTTTAGTCAAAAAGGATTTGATGATTTCTCCAGGACAACCACCTATAATATCCAAATCTCCCATTCCCAAGATGCAAAGGCCAATCCAAATTCCAGATTTTCGGCCAGTGTCAATTTGGGCAGTAGTGAATTCTTCACCAATTCCTTTAATCAGGTTAATGTGCAGAATACGCAAAACAACAACTTGTCATCATCCATAACCTATTCAAAAACGTTCCCCGAGTATCCATCCGTAAATATAAACCTGACAGCGTCCCATAATCAGAATACCAGTCTGAACAGAGATCCGGATGTCGATAATATTTCTTTGACCCTACCCACATTACAGGCTAGTATGGAACGTATTTTTCCCTTTGCCAAACGGGACGGTATTAAAAAGGGGCTGATCAAAAATTTCAATTTTCAGTACCAGATGCGTGCTGAGAATAGGCTTACGACCAATGACGAAGATTTTTTAACGGGCCGAATGTTCGAAAACGCACGTGCCGGAGCCCGGCACACCCTTCCATTCAACACCAACTTCAAAGTCGCTAAATATTTTAGTATTTCCGTGGGTGGAAATTATGAGGATGTCTGGACTTTGGAAACCTTTGAAAGGGGATTGGACCCGGAAGATCCCGAAAGCAACAGGGAGGTTGTACTGGATACCATCAGTGGTTTTGACCGTTACAACCGATACGGACTCAACGCCAGTATTGGAACCACGCTCTATGGAACGGTGACCTTTGGTGAGGATAAGAAAATCCAGGCTATTCGACATGTTATGAGACCACAGATAGGCTGGTCCTATACCCCTTCCTTTGAACAGTTTTACGACACTTATTTGGACAATGACGGTGAAGAGGTATTGTACAGTAGGTTTGAAGGAACCCTCAATGGGGCACCATCGTTAAACCAGGCCAATGCCATTTCCTTTTCACTACAAAACACCATTGAGGCCAAGGTTAGGGACAGGGATTCCACGGTGACCGAACCAAAAAAGATTCCCATTTTAAGTAATTTCAATATTTCAACCTCCTATAATTTTGAAGCGGATTCGTTAAAACTGGCACCAATCAATTTTAATGGTGGCACGCAGCTATTGGACAATAAGATGACCATAAACTTTACGGGAAGCTTGGACCCCTATACCATTAACAACAATGGACAACGAATCAACACCTTCAATATAGCCAATGGGGGCAGTTTATTGCGATTGACCCGAGCCTCATTGAACCTGCGCTACTCACTTAACAATGAAACGTTTAAAAAGACAGGGGCCACCAAGGACGAATCCAAGGAAGCCAGTGATCAATACAGGGCCGCAAGTGGTGGTAGGGATGATGATTTGTTTGGTTTTGGATTTGATAATAGGACCCAATATAATGAACGCAACGATGAAGATATTGAAAACCCCGTTTACGGCACCAAAATACCGTGGGATTTAAACATGCAGTTCGCACTTGGCTATCAAAACTCCAATAGGCAAAACGAAATCAACAATGCCTCTTTAATGTTCAGTGGAAACGTAAAATTATCGCCCAGATGGGATGTTCGGGTATCCTCGGGATATGATTTTGTCCAAAAGGGATTTGCACAGACACAGCTGGGCTTCAATCGAAATCTGAAAAGTTTTGACCTTCGTTTCAACTGGGTACCCTTTGGTCGTAACGAACGATGGGATTTCTTTATTGGTATCAGTAGTTCCATCCTTAGTGACCTTAAGTGGGAGCAGCGTAGCCAGGCCAATATCCGGCCCAGATAA